One window of Sphingobacteriales bacterium genomic DNA carries:
- a CDS encoding gliding motility-associated C-terminal domain-containing protein yields the protein MIRILSVLLTLNFLVLSSGFAQSCVTVFGVTAPTPNIIAPVRVDTLDGDLAVVTNISSSSSPISVVPGSFTVNSLQQELIFLQSTGVITNIKSVNALNGNPGISSPNIANLLELEYHCNDDLLYGLNRLSPTSYRLVEVDPQTAVLTPIGATINLPVGNIFVPDVSTIDVAGDRFFFFSRNGGIYTLHVAPLSGAAATTISILPFEPVDAEFNPITGSLLLFTSTLQLVEVNPTSGATNLLGVVAAAPFALPVNNGALDPFSNRYFFVAEQTAGNFRLYTVSTINAAIINPSVALPMQVTNLSASVPCQALADFSFANSCQGEPTLFTDLSIGATQWTWNFDDPASGAANTSTEQNPTHLFSAPGNYDVTLDVGGCVGLSSITQSVSIVAPPSANFPSDTLITCSGVVTAQNIPGATYFWITGSTNTQITATVSAWYWVDISLGGCLKRDSMYVVVDPSAGSQQIWPTAELNFCEGETALLDATITGATSYVWSTGANTPTISVTNGGPYSVTVTVGPCINTDAVTVQFLPQPDVNFGADQTICAASFLLDPGLTTAGLTYLWSTGETTPTLNITQTGNYSVTVSLGSCSDSDEVNITIIPLIAPDFGPNPVYACDDADLVLDASNALAGVTYLWSDNSTAPVFTVPAGQSGTYSVTVQASGCSVSTSAEVEFSPAFTLNLGTDQNLCQGGDLVLDAGSVANASYVWSNGANAQQITVTDSGVYSVTVSNGGCFLTDEVTVTLHIPEAINLGTAQTICTALNETITLDAGTGNNYVWLPDGQTTQQLTVSQPGTYSVTVTDAFGCTASASTTIESLCQSVLLFPTAFSPNSDGKNDIFVPVAQFISSYEFKVFDRWGKLLFESDETDDGWDGLHNGTNMPLGVYVWVAVYSNESGEQSTAKGNVTLIR from the coding sequence ATGATTCGCATCCTTAGCGTTCTCCTTACCTTAAACTTTTTAGTGCTCTCTTCCGGTTTTGCCCAAAGTTGTGTTACTGTTTTTGGTGTTACCGCCCCTACCCCCAATATCATTGCTCCCGTCAGAGTGGATACGCTGGATGGAGATCTGGCTGTAGTAACCAATATCAGCAGCAGCAGCTCCCCTATTTCAGTGGTGCCCGGAAGTTTTACAGTAAATAGTTTACAACAAGAACTTATTTTCCTTCAGTCAACCGGAGTAATCACCAACATCAAATCAGTCAATGCCCTCAACGGGAATCCGGGCATATCTTCACCTAATATTGCCAATTTGCTGGAGTTGGAATATCATTGTAACGATGACCTTCTTTACGGCCTCAACCGTTTGTCGCCCACCAGCTACAGATTGGTAGAAGTTGATCCGCAAACGGCCGTTCTCACACCTATCGGAGCTACTATTAACCTGCCCGTAGGCAATATTTTTGTGCCCGATGTTTCGACGATTGATGTGGCGGGAGACCGCTTCTTTTTCTTTAGCCGGAACGGTGGTATCTATACCCTGCATGTCGCCCCTTTGAGCGGAGCAGCAGCTACCACCATCTCTATTCTTCCTTTTGAACCGGTTGATGCAGAATTTAATCCAATTACCGGAAGCCTGTTGCTGTTTACCTCAACCCTACAACTGGTGGAGGTTAACCCCACTTCCGGTGCTACAAACTTGTTGGGTGTTGTTGCCGCAGCCCCGTTCGCCCTTCCGGTGAATAACGGAGCCTTAGACCCGTTTTCCAACAGATACTTTTTTGTTGCAGAACAAACTGCCGGGAATTTCAGACTATATACGGTAAGCACCATCAACGCAGCAATTATCAATCCCTCTGTTGCCCTGCCAATGCAGGTTACCAATCTATCGGCATCCGTTCCCTGTCAGGCTTTGGCAGATTTTTCTTTTGCCAACTCTTGTCAGGGCGAACCTACGCTGTTTACAGACCTGAGTATTGGGGCTACGCAATGGACCTGGAATTTTGACGACCCCGCTTCCGGCGCAGCTAATACTTCAACAGAACAAAACCCAACCCATTTGTTCTCCGCTCCGGGAAATTATGACGTAACCCTTGACGTAGGTGGCTGTGTGGGTTTGAGTAGCATCACCCAATCAGTTTCCATAGTCGCCCCGCCAAGCGCTAACTTCCCTTCCGACACCTTAATCACTTGCTCCGGAGTCGTTACGGCTCAAAATATTCCCGGTGCTACCTATTTTTGGATCACCGGCTCTACAAATACTCAGATTACTGCAACCGTATCAGCCTGGTATTGGGTAGATATTTCGTTGGGTGGTTGTCTCAAAAGAGACAGCATGTATGTAGTTGTTGACCCAAGCGCAGGCAGTCAGCAAATATGGCCGACCGCAGAACTCAACTTTTGTGAAGGAGAAACTGCCTTGCTCGATGCCACAATTACCGGCGCAACTTCTTATGTTTGGTCAACAGGTGCTAACACACCAACTATCAGTGTTACCAACGGAGGTCCTTATAGCGTAACGGTAACGGTCGGCCCATGTATCAACACAGATGCCGTTACCGTTCAGTTTTTACCCCAACCGGATGTCAACTTTGGTGCTGACCAAACCATCTGTGCGGCGAGTTTTTTGCTCGATCCGGGGTTAACAACAGCCGGACTGACTTATTTATGGTCAACCGGCGAAACAACTCCTACCCTGAACATAACCCAAACCGGAAATTATTCGGTTACTGTTTCCTTAGGCAGTTGCTCGGACAGTGATGAGGTGAATATCACGATCATTCCCCTCATTGCACCAGACTTTGGCCCGAACCCTGTTTATGCCTGTGATGATGCAGATCTCGTATTAGACGCAAGTAATGCTCTTGCAGGGGTTACCTACCTTTGGTCAGACAACTCCACCGCCCCTGTTTTTACTGTTCCGGCCGGCCAATCCGGCACTTATTCAGTAACTGTTCAGGCATCGGGCTGCTCAGTCAGCACATCCGCCGAAGTTGAATTTAGCCCGGCATTTACCCTCAATTTAGGAACAGATCAGAACCTCTGTCAGGGTGGTGATTTAGTGTTGGACGCAGGAAGCGTTGCAAATGCAAGCTATGTCTGGAGCAATGGGGCGAATGCTCAGCAAATTACCGTAACTGATAGCGGCGTATATTCAGTAACCGTCAGCAATGGCGGATGTTTTTTAACAGATGAGGTAACCGTTACACTTCATATTCCTGAAGCCATCAACCTCGGCACTGCTCAAACTATCTGCACCGCCCTAAATGAAACAATTACCTTAGATGCCGGAACTGGCAACAACTATGTCTGGCTGCCGGATGGACAGACTACCCAACAACTGACTGTTTCTCAACCGGGCACCTATTCTGTAACAGTAACCGATGCGTTTGGCTGTACTGCTTCAGCCTCAACAACCATTGAATCGCTTTGCCAGTCTGTTCTGTTGTTTCCTACTGCATTTTCTCCAAACAGTGACGGGAAAAACGACATTTTTGTTCCTGTTGCTCAGTTCATCAGCAGCTATGAGTTCAAAGTATTTGACCGTTGGGGAAAACTTTTGTTTGAAAGCGACGAAACTGATGACGGATGGGATGGATTGCACAACGGAACCAACATGCCTTTGGGGGTCTATGTCTGGGTTGCGGTTTATTCAAACGAAAGTGGAGAACAAAGCACGGCAAAAGGCAATGTTACACTAATCCGCTAA
- the trpS gene encoding tryptophan--tRNA ligase, with amino-acid sequence METVVSGIRPTGEVHLGNYLGAIRNFVRMQEDERFKMFTFIADYHALTTHTEAKELQTNVKTALAIYLGCGLDPDKAVIYIQSHLPQIPELYLLFNMLAYKGELEKVPTFKEKVRAQEQTGKSINAGLLTYPVLMAVDIVIHRAHKVPVGKDQEAHLEMARNFVNRFNSLFNNGQVYFPEPYGFNYGENLIKVPSLDGTGKMSKSAENPNSAIYLLDEDETIRKKVMRAVTDSGPTVPNQEKPEVIQNLFDLLALAGNPDTVSYFEEQYNNCNIRYGDLKKQLAQDMIGIVAPIRKRIQDVLGNETYLKKVAKQGAEAACESAQTTLDGAKELVGLNYFR; translated from the coding sequence ATGGAAACAGTAGTCAGCGGGATTCGTCCTACGGGTGAAGTTCATTTGGGAAATTATCTGGGCGCCATCCGGAATTTTGTTCGGATGCAGGAAGATGAGCGGTTTAAGATGTTTACTTTTATTGCAGATTACCATGCGCTGACCACCCATACAGAAGCCAAAGAACTGCAAACCAATGTTAAAACTGCGTTAGCGATTTATCTTGGCTGTGGGTTAGATCCCGACAAAGCAGTTATTTATATCCAAAGTCATTTGCCGCAAATACCGGAACTGTATTTGCTCTTCAATATGCTCGCTTATAAAGGCGAACTTGAGAAAGTGCCTACCTTTAAAGAAAAAGTCAGGGCACAGGAGCAGACCGGTAAAAGCATCAATGCGGGATTACTGACTTATCCCGTCCTGATGGCTGTTGATATCGTCATTCATCGGGCTCATAAAGTGCCTGTTGGAAAAGATCAGGAAGCTCATTTGGAAATGGCGCGAAATTTTGTCAACCGGTTTAACTCACTGTTCAATAACGGTCAGGTTTATTTTCCGGAACCTTATGGTTTTAATTACGGAGAGAATTTAATTAAAGTCCCAAGTCTGGACGGAACCGGTAAAATGAGCAAATCGGCTGAAAATCCAAACAGTGCAATTTATTTGTTGGACGAAGATGAAACCATCCGCAAAAAGGTAATGCGGGCAGTTACCGACTCGGGACCGACGGTTCCCAATCAGGAGAAACCGGAGGTCATTCAAAATTTATTTGACTTGCTTGCACTTGCAGGTAATCCTGACACCGTTTCTTATTTTGAAGAGCAATATAACAATTGCAATATCCGGTATGGCGATTTAAAAAAACAATTGGCACAAGATATGATTGGTATAGTTGCCCCTATCAGAAAACGGATTCAAGATGTGTTGGGCAATGAAACATATTTGAAAAAGGTGGCCAAACAAGGCGCTGAAGCTGCTTGTGAAAGCGCACAAACTACATTGGACGGGGCAAAAGAGTTAGTGGGGTTAAATTATTTCCGGTAA